Proteins encoded together in one Miscanthus floridulus cultivar M001 chromosome 16, ASM1932011v1, whole genome shotgun sequence window:
- the LOC136512346 gene encoding NAC domain-containing protein 48-like — MGSGGGGRVPAAQSQELQLPPGFRFHPTDEELVMHYLCRRCAGLPISVPIIAEIDLYKYNPWQLPRMALYGEKEWYFFSPRDRKYPNGSRPNRTAGAGYWKATGADKPVGTPKPVAIKKALVFYAGKAPKGDKTNWIMHEYRLADVDRTARNKNNSLRLDDWVLCRIYKKKGVPEKPTGAGGGAEASSQGAQLGSMGSPPEKKPSVLPPPTATAAAGTGLYAPPPFSELAAYCEVRPSDSMPRAHGADSSCSGQGHALAATSSSCGGGERPEVQSQPKIAEWERTFAGAGPGINPAGSMLGLGGHHQLAPAAVGVGQLPAGDPLLQDILTYWGKPY; from the exons ATGGGCAGCGGCGGAGGAGGCAGAGTGCCGGCGGCGCAGTCGCAGGAGCTGCAGCTGCCGCCGGGGTTCCGGTTCCACCCGACCGACGAGGAGCTGGTGATGCACTACCTCTGCCGGCGCTGCGCCGGGCTGCCCATCTCCGTGCCCATCATCGCCGAGATCGATCTGTACAAGTACAACCCCTGGCAGCTCCCAA GGATGGCGCTGTACGGCGAGAAGGAGTGGTACTTCTTCTCCCCGCGGGACCGCAAGTACCCGAACGGGTCGCGGCCGAACCGCACCGCCGGCGCCGGGTACTGGAAGGCCACCGGTGCAGACAAGCCGGTGGGCACGCCGAAGCCGGTGGCCATCAAGAAGGCGCTCGTGTTCTACGCCGGCAAAGCGCCCAAGGGCGACAAGACCAACTGGATCATGCATGAGTACCGCCTCGCCGACGTTGACCGCACCGCCCGCAACAAGAACAACAGCCTCAGG TTGGATGATTGGGTGCTGTGCCGAATCTACAAGAAGAAAGGCGTGCCGGAGAAGCCGACCGGAGCCGGCGGCGGGGCCGAGGCGAGCAGCCAAGGCGCGCAGCTGGGGTCCATGGGCTCGCCGCCGGAGAAGAAGCCATCCGTGCTGCCGCCTCCCACGGCCACGGCCGCGGCCGGGACGGGGTTATACGCGCCGCCGCCGTTCTCGGAGCTGGCGGCGTACTGCGAGGTCCGGCCATCGGACTCGATGCCCCGGGCGCACGGCGCGGACTCGAGCTGCTCGGGCCAGGGCCACGCCCTGGCTGCTACGTCGTCGtcgtgcggcggcggcgagcggccTGAGGTGCAGAGCCAGCCCAAGATCGCCGAGTGGGAGCGCACGTTCGCCGGTGCCGGCCCGGGGATTAACCCGGCCGGCTCGATGCTGGGGCTTGGCGGGCATCATCAGCTCGCCCCAGCGGCGGTCGGGGTGGGGCAGCTGCCCGCCGGCGACCCGCTGCTCCAGGACATCCTCACGTACTGGGGCAAGCCGTACTGA